The following proteins are encoded in a genomic region of Maylandia zebra isolate NMK-2024a linkage group LG1, Mzebra_GT3a, whole genome shotgun sequence:
- the lmo7b gene encoding LIM domain only protein 7 isoform X9, translating to MEWRQQTSVSSADAFNEAKRWIEEVTGKSFGCSDFRAALENGVLLCNLINQLKPGIIKRVNRLSTPIAGLDNVNVFLKACEKLGLNESQLFHPGDLQDISTRVTLRRDEGNRRLKNVLITIYWLGRKAHLDTLYNGPQLNLKAFEGLLGLALSKALDEGGVPVKDSSDSLCQNPEEECQYKNYRRGNSADSTDSFNSQALHPNVEGFGGDAEAEQVFKMENKQVTAHQNKGYVPLLRRKQGPEENGSGFASQFTRASQTQVKPERPVQVNPGWIWSKSLSDIPMVYPVRKAPDANTSHDESQDTGLTRLWNQDNRRKCSVAAKDAEAQWQDDLKKWKTRRRSTKSELRTKSQDREHVMDKMINGSVTTIEKNEAKLKYQQSPWTRNTAPRPYSTTSPSKSSSDLRPHTRALLARSYATEAPFSPTVPLSSQSSTHAQGGAVVVPDGKVLGEEIHFASTALDEARVGMPSLGFPVISQTQVKSQSSTAPFQSTCELSQPQNGLTNQISTHFTALQLNETTNSKSNKSPTLSMSSERKAFFYVHPELKTAGEDLSHQNDNSQEDGQKSSWQAAAEQSTAPQTPGVYKFLPRTVSWSGSASLPRGYRRSEGSSRLSSAITARPFGTKQSRVSSLPRMYNVDDNQGVLLNSEREDSPSSPSLKRQTATAQLSGPYQTNQGKQTGAGQEEQVTSSNLSSQTSFQSSGYYYRPSIQSQILPQPYSNLQSRQNRGLTFSADGSTDLPKVDHSDMRVSLTLKPNSLADFGFHTHWDSTGVRVKLIQPGSPAELCQLRVDDEIVAVDGAAVAHMNSDQWRDKMSSALQTGSLTMDIRRYGNKDWSTGEGTHHSQPGQSRVTLNLTAASSPVLIGCPDHHANSAAFPDTQVTQGFKSNGHTDNVMQGKVMGGELCETHGTTRNKGGSESAISDLQVPSLSPPSSSWSWDLEEDRRRQEKWQEEQERLLQEKYQRDQERLEAEWRRDQRDVIDPKNSGSQKTFEVTSGDVGLARTQQQENAMPKKTREEEQSTDGEKLKELLGPKRQSNAHEVQNEMVAQQDWADGSCGFAQLSPAHRTKSLSSPVLAGPHKYSRGDQSKRKGLSVAKAEKERQQILEEMKKRTQLLTDNSWIRQRSSSFYKDPMIVGLPLKSAWAAINISEEERMEPRFKSETGSPSVNAAISNSGVPCLLAF from the exons GTCCTGATAACAATTTACTGGTTGGGTCGCAAGGCTCACCTGGACACATTGTACAATGGCCCTCAGCTTAATTTGAAGGCTTTTGAGGGCCTGTTGGGGCTGGCCTTGTCCAag GCTCTAGATGAGGGTGGTGTACCTGTGAAAGACAGCAGCGATAGTTTGTGCCAAAATCCAGAAGAGGAATGTCAGTACAAAAATTACAGGCGAGGCAACTCTGCAGACAGCACAGACTCCTTTAACTCCCAGGCCCTGCACCCGAATGTTGAAG GTTTTGGAGGCGACGCAGAAGCTGAGCAGGTATTCAAGATGGAAAACAAGCAGGTGACAGCTCATCAAAACAAAGGCTATGTCCCACTACTCAGACGAAAACAAGGACCAGAGGAGAATGGAAGTGGCTTCGCGAGTCAGTTTACCAG AGCCAGTCAAACCCAGGTCAAGCCTGAGAGACCAGTTCAGGTCAATCCTGGCTGGATTTG GAGCAAATCTCTCAGTGACATCCCCATGGTGTACCCTGTGCGAAAGGCTCCTGATGCAAACACTAGTCATGATGAAAGTCAGGACACCGGATTGACAAGACTGTGGAATCAAGACAACAGAAGGAAGTGTAGCGTTGCTGCCAAGGATGCCGAAGCTCAGTGGCAGGAT GActtgaaaaagtggaaaacccGTCGTAGGAGCACAAAGTCTGAACTTCGAACTAAATCACAAGACAGAGAGCATGTAATGGATAAGATGATCAACGGGTCTGTGACAACTATTGAGAAGAATGAAGCAAAACTAAA ATACCAGCAGTCACCTTGGACCAGGAACACAGCGCCTCGTCCTTACTCAACAACTTCTCCATCAAAATCAAGCTCTGATCTCCGGCCACATACTCGAGCTCTGCTGGCCCGCAGCTATGCCACCGAGGCACCTTTCAGCCCCACGGTTCCTCTTAGCTCCCAGAGCTCAACCCATGCTCAA GGTGGAGCAGTGGTTGTCCCTGATGGAAAAGTCTTGGGAGAGGAGATCCACTTTGCCTCCACGGCTTTAGATGAAGCAAGAGTTGGCATGCCTTCTCTAGGCTTTCCTGTGATCTCTCAAACCCAAGTGAAATCCCAGAGCAGCACAGCTCCTTTCCAGTCCACCTGTGAACTTTCCCAGCCACAAAATGGCCTTACAAACCAAATCTCCACTCATTTtacagctttacagctgaacGAGACCACAAATTCTAAAAGCAACAAAAGTCCCACTTTATCCATGTCTAGTGAACGAAAAGCATTTTTTTATGTTCATCCGGAGCTTAAAACTGCTGGTGAGGATTTATCGCATCAGAACGACAACTCTCAGGAAGACGGACAGAAGTCCTCTTggcaagcagcagcagagcaaagCACGGCCCCGCAGACTCCAGGCGTCTACAAGTTCTTGCCCAGAActgtttcctggtctggctcAGCCAGCCTTCCCCGTGGTTACCGTCGGTCTGAGGGCTCATCCCGTCTCTCTTCTGCTATCACAGCCAGACCCTTTGGGACCAAGCAGTCCAGAGTGTCATCACTGCCCAGGATGTACAAT GTAGATGACAATCAGGGTGTGCTGCTGAACAGTGAGAGAGAGGATTCTCCATCTTCACCATCTCTGAAAAGACAGACTGCGACCGCCCAGCTGAGCGGTCCGTATCAGACCAACCAGGGGAAGCAGACTGGTGCAGGACAGGAAGAGCAAGTGACTAGCTCCAATCTTTCCAGCCAGACCTCCTTTCAGAGCAGTGGCTATTACTATCGACCCTCCATTCAAAGCCAGATACTGCCTCAACCTTATTCAAATCTGCAGTCTCGTCAAAATAGAGGCTTGACCTTCTCAGCTGATGGAAGCACAGATCTTCCAAAG GTGGATCACAGTGACATGAGAGTGAGCCTTACTCTTAAACCCAACAGTCTAGCTGACTTTGGTTTCCATACTCACTGGGACTCGACGGGGGTGAGAGTTAAGCTCATTCAGCCCG GCAGTCCAGCCGAGCTCTGCCAGCTGCGTGTCGACGACGAGATCGTGGCCGTCGATGGAGCTGCGGTGGCACACATGAACTCAGACCAGTGGAGGGATAAAATGTCATCTGCCCTGCAAACCGGCAGTTTGACCATGGACATTCGGCGCTATGGCAACAAGG ATTGGAGCACCGGCGAGGGGACTCATCACAGCCAGCCAGGCCAGAGCAGGGTGACCCTCAATCTGACTGCTGCTTCTTCGCCTGTCCTGATAGGGTGCCCTGATCACCATGCCAACAGTGCTGCCTTTCCAGACACACAAGTCACACAAGGGTTCAAAAGCAATGGGCACACAGACAAC GTGATGCAGGGTAAAGTCATGGGTGGAGAACTTTGTGAGACACATGGGACAACCAGAAATAAAG GAGGGTCAGAATCTGCGATATCTGAT CTCCAGGTGCCATCGCTCAGCCCCCCCTCATCCAGCTGGTCTTGGGACCTTGAGGAGGATCGCAGGAGACAGGAGAAGTGGCAGGAAGAACAGGAGCGCCTCCTACAG GAGAAATATCAGCGGGACCAGGAGAGGCTGGAGGCAGAGTGGCGAAGAGACCAACGAGATGTAATAGACCCCAAGAATTCAGGG AGCCAGAAAACCTTTGAGGTGACCTCTGGTGATGTGGGCCTCGCCAGGACCCAGCAGCAAGAGAATGCAATGCCGAagaaaaccagagaagaagagcagAGCACTGATGGAGAAAAGCTGAAAGAGTTGTTGGGGCCAAAACGGCAAAGTAATGCACACGAAGTGCAGAATGAGATGGTTGCCCAACAAGACTG GGCTGATGGCTCATGTGGCTTTGCTCAGCTGTCCCCTGCACACAG GACAAAGTCCTTGTCTTCCCCAGTATTAGCTGGGCCTCACAAGTATTCTAGAG GGGATCAGAGTAAAAGAAAAGGACTGTCTGTGGCCAAGGCTGAGAAAGAAAGGCAGCAGATTTTAGAGGAGATGAAGAAAAGGACTCAGCTTCTGACTGACAACAGCTGGATACGTCAGCgcagcagcagcttttacaAGGATcccatgattgttgggcttcctCTGAAAAG TGCGTGGGCTGCCATCAACATCTCGGAGGAAGAGAGAATGGAGCCCAGGTTCAAATCCGAAACAGGAAGCCCTTCTGTGAACGCTGCTATTTCCAACTCAGGT GTACCATGTTTACTTGCATTTTAG
- the lmo7b gene encoding LIM domain only protein 7 isoform X7, which produces MEWRQQTSVSSADAFNEAKRWIEEVTGKSFGCSDFRAALENGVLLCNLINQLKPGIIKRVNRLSTPIAGLDNVNVFLKACEKLGLNESQLFHPGDLQDISTRVTLRRDEGNRRLKNVLITIYWLGRKAHLDTLYNGPQLNLKAFEGLLGLALSKALDEGGVPVKDSSDSLCQNPEEECQYKNYRRGNSADSTDSFNSQALHPNVEGFGGDAEAEQVFKMENKQVTAHQNKGYVPLLRRKQGPEENGSGFASQFTRASQTQVKPERPVQVNPGWIWSKSLSDIPMVYPVRKAPDANTSHDESQDTGLTRLWNQDNRRKCSVAAKDAEAQWQDDLKKWKTRRRSTKSELRTKSQDREHVMDKMINGSVTTIEKNEAKLKYQQSPWTRNTAPRPYSTTSPSKSSSDLRPHTRALLARSYATEAPFSPTVPLSSQSSTHAQGGAVVVPDGKVLGEEIHFASTALDEARVGMPSLGFPVISQTQVKSQSSTAPFQSTCELSQPQNGLTNQISTHFTALQLNETTNSKSNKSPTLSMSSERKAFFYVHPELKTAGEDLSHQNDNSQEDGQKSSWQAAAEQSTAPQTPGVYKFLPRTVSWSGSASLPRGYRRSEGSSRLSSAITARPFGTKQSRVSSLPRMYNVDDNQGVLLNSEREDSPSSPSLKRQTATAQLSGPYQTNQGKQTGAGQEEQVTSSNLSSQTSFQSSGYYYRPSIQSQILPQPYSNLQSRQNRGLTFSADGSTDLPKVDHSDMRVSLTLKPNSLADFGFHTHWDSTGVRVKLIQPGSPAELCQLRVDDEIVAVDGAAVAHMNSDQWRDKMSSALQTGSLTMDIRRYGNKDWSTGEGTHHSQPGQSRVTLNLTAASSPVLIGCPDHHANSAAFPDTQVTQGFKSNGHTDNVMQGKVMGGELCETHGTTRNKGGSESAISDLQVPSLSPPSSSWSWDLEEDRRRQEKWQEEQERLLQEKYQRDQERLEAEWRRDQRDVIDPKNSGSQKTFEVTSGDVGLARTQQQENAMPKKTREEEQSTDGEKLKELLGPKRQSNAHEVQNEMVAQQDWADGSCGFAQLSPAHRTKSLSSPVLAGPHKYSRGDQSKRKGLSVAKAEKERQQILEEMKKRTQLLTDNSWIRQRSSSFYKDPMIVGLPLKRYDSLDNLDNLRQPQSSIYSYPRPHSAAAGYVTPSRNASSRYSTGSVLSLRNPYIQSCHQASAWAAINISEEERMEPRFKSETGSPSVNAAISNSGVPCLLAF; this is translated from the exons GTCCTGATAACAATTTACTGGTTGGGTCGCAAGGCTCACCTGGACACATTGTACAATGGCCCTCAGCTTAATTTGAAGGCTTTTGAGGGCCTGTTGGGGCTGGCCTTGTCCAag GCTCTAGATGAGGGTGGTGTACCTGTGAAAGACAGCAGCGATAGTTTGTGCCAAAATCCAGAAGAGGAATGTCAGTACAAAAATTACAGGCGAGGCAACTCTGCAGACAGCACAGACTCCTTTAACTCCCAGGCCCTGCACCCGAATGTTGAAG GTTTTGGAGGCGACGCAGAAGCTGAGCAGGTATTCAAGATGGAAAACAAGCAGGTGACAGCTCATCAAAACAAAGGCTATGTCCCACTACTCAGACGAAAACAAGGACCAGAGGAGAATGGAAGTGGCTTCGCGAGTCAGTTTACCAG AGCCAGTCAAACCCAGGTCAAGCCTGAGAGACCAGTTCAGGTCAATCCTGGCTGGATTTG GAGCAAATCTCTCAGTGACATCCCCATGGTGTACCCTGTGCGAAAGGCTCCTGATGCAAACACTAGTCATGATGAAAGTCAGGACACCGGATTGACAAGACTGTGGAATCAAGACAACAGAAGGAAGTGTAGCGTTGCTGCCAAGGATGCCGAAGCTCAGTGGCAGGAT GActtgaaaaagtggaaaacccGTCGTAGGAGCACAAAGTCTGAACTTCGAACTAAATCACAAGACAGAGAGCATGTAATGGATAAGATGATCAACGGGTCTGTGACAACTATTGAGAAGAATGAAGCAAAACTAAA ATACCAGCAGTCACCTTGGACCAGGAACACAGCGCCTCGTCCTTACTCAACAACTTCTCCATCAAAATCAAGCTCTGATCTCCGGCCACATACTCGAGCTCTGCTGGCCCGCAGCTATGCCACCGAGGCACCTTTCAGCCCCACGGTTCCTCTTAGCTCCCAGAGCTCAACCCATGCTCAA GGTGGAGCAGTGGTTGTCCCTGATGGAAAAGTCTTGGGAGAGGAGATCCACTTTGCCTCCACGGCTTTAGATGAAGCAAGAGTTGGCATGCCTTCTCTAGGCTTTCCTGTGATCTCTCAAACCCAAGTGAAATCCCAGAGCAGCACAGCTCCTTTCCAGTCCACCTGTGAACTTTCCCAGCCACAAAATGGCCTTACAAACCAAATCTCCACTCATTTtacagctttacagctgaacGAGACCACAAATTCTAAAAGCAACAAAAGTCCCACTTTATCCATGTCTAGTGAACGAAAAGCATTTTTTTATGTTCATCCGGAGCTTAAAACTGCTGGTGAGGATTTATCGCATCAGAACGACAACTCTCAGGAAGACGGACAGAAGTCCTCTTggcaagcagcagcagagcaaagCACGGCCCCGCAGACTCCAGGCGTCTACAAGTTCTTGCCCAGAActgtttcctggtctggctcAGCCAGCCTTCCCCGTGGTTACCGTCGGTCTGAGGGCTCATCCCGTCTCTCTTCTGCTATCACAGCCAGACCCTTTGGGACCAAGCAGTCCAGAGTGTCATCACTGCCCAGGATGTACAAT GTAGATGACAATCAGGGTGTGCTGCTGAACAGTGAGAGAGAGGATTCTCCATCTTCACCATCTCTGAAAAGACAGACTGCGACCGCCCAGCTGAGCGGTCCGTATCAGACCAACCAGGGGAAGCAGACTGGTGCAGGACAGGAAGAGCAAGTGACTAGCTCCAATCTTTCCAGCCAGACCTCCTTTCAGAGCAGTGGCTATTACTATCGACCCTCCATTCAAAGCCAGATACTGCCTCAACCTTATTCAAATCTGCAGTCTCGTCAAAATAGAGGCTTGACCTTCTCAGCTGATGGAAGCACAGATCTTCCAAAG GTGGATCACAGTGACATGAGAGTGAGCCTTACTCTTAAACCCAACAGTCTAGCTGACTTTGGTTTCCATACTCACTGGGACTCGACGGGGGTGAGAGTTAAGCTCATTCAGCCCG GCAGTCCAGCCGAGCTCTGCCAGCTGCGTGTCGACGACGAGATCGTGGCCGTCGATGGAGCTGCGGTGGCACACATGAACTCAGACCAGTGGAGGGATAAAATGTCATCTGCCCTGCAAACCGGCAGTTTGACCATGGACATTCGGCGCTATGGCAACAAGG ATTGGAGCACCGGCGAGGGGACTCATCACAGCCAGCCAGGCCAGAGCAGGGTGACCCTCAATCTGACTGCTGCTTCTTCGCCTGTCCTGATAGGGTGCCCTGATCACCATGCCAACAGTGCTGCCTTTCCAGACACACAAGTCACACAAGGGTTCAAAAGCAATGGGCACACAGACAAC GTGATGCAGGGTAAAGTCATGGGTGGAGAACTTTGTGAGACACATGGGACAACCAGAAATAAAG GAGGGTCAGAATCTGCGATATCTGAT CTCCAGGTGCCATCGCTCAGCCCCCCCTCATCCAGCTGGTCTTGGGACCTTGAGGAGGATCGCAGGAGACAGGAGAAGTGGCAGGAAGAACAGGAGCGCCTCCTACAG GAGAAATATCAGCGGGACCAGGAGAGGCTGGAGGCAGAGTGGCGAAGAGACCAACGAGATGTAATAGACCCCAAGAATTCAGGG AGCCAGAAAACCTTTGAGGTGACCTCTGGTGATGTGGGCCTCGCCAGGACCCAGCAGCAAGAGAATGCAATGCCGAagaaaaccagagaagaagagcagAGCACTGATGGAGAAAAGCTGAAAGAGTTGTTGGGGCCAAAACGGCAAAGTAATGCACACGAAGTGCAGAATGAGATGGTTGCCCAACAAGACTG GGCTGATGGCTCATGTGGCTTTGCTCAGCTGTCCCCTGCACACAG GACAAAGTCCTTGTCTTCCCCAGTATTAGCTGGGCCTCACAAGTATTCTAGAG GGGATCAGAGTAAAAGAAAAGGACTGTCTGTGGCCAAGGCTGAGAAAGAAAGGCAGCAGATTTTAGAGGAGATGAAGAAAAGGACTCAGCTTCTGACTGACAACAGCTGGATACGTCAGCgcagcagcagcttttacaAGGATcccatgattgttgggcttcctCTGAAAAG ATATGACTCTCTGGATAATCTTGATAATTTGCGTCAGCCCCAATCCTCAATCTATAGTTACCCTCGACCACACTCAGCTGCTGCAGGTTACGTTACACCGAGTAGGAATGCCTCTTCGCGATACAGCACTGGATCAGTATTATCCCTGAGAAATCCTTACATACAGTCCTGTCATCAGGCCAG TGCGTGGGCTGCCATCAACATCTCGGAGGAAGAGAGAATGGAGCCCAGGTTCAAATCCGAAACAGGAAGCCCTTCTGTGAACGCTGCTATTTCCAACTCAGGT GTACCATGTTTACTTGCATTTTAG
- the lmo7b gene encoding LIM domain only protein 7 isoform X5, with the protein MEWRQQTSVSSADAFNEAKRWIEEVTGKSFGCSDFRAALENGVLLCNLINQLKPGIIKRVNRLSTPIAGLDNVNVFLKACEKLGLNESQLFHPGDLQDISTRVTLRRDEGNRRLKNVLITIYWLGRKAHLDTLYNGPQLNLKAFEGLLGLALSKALDEGGVPVKDSSDSLCQNPEEECQYKNYRRGNSADSTDSFNSQALHPNVEGFGGDAEAEQVFKMENKQVTAHQNKGYVPLLRRKQGPEENGSGFASQFTRASQTQVKPERPVQVNPGWIWSKSLSDIPMVYPVRKAPDANTSHDESQDTGLTRLWNQDNRRKCSVAAKDAEAQWQDDLKKWKTRRRSTKSELRTKSQDREHVMDKMINGSVTTIEKNEAKLKYQQSPWTRNTAPRPYSTTSPSKSSSDLRPHTRALLARSYATEAPFSPTVPLSSQSSTHAQGGAVVVPDGKVLGEEIHFASTALDEARVGMPSLGFPVISQTQVKSQSSTAPFQSTCELSQPQNGLTNQISTHFTALQLNETTNSKSNKSPTLSMSSERKAFFYVHPELKTAGEDLSHQNDNSQEDGQKSSWQAAAEQSTAPQTPGVYKFLPRTVSWSGSASLPRGYRRSEGSSRLSSAITARPFGTKQSRVSSLPRMYNVDDNQGVLLNSEREDSPSSPSLKRQTATAQLSGPYQTNQGKQTGAGQEEQVTSSNLSSQTSFQSSGYYYRPSIQSQILPQPYSNLQSRQNRGLTFSADGSTDLPKVDHSDMRVSLTLKPNSLADFGFHTHWDSTGVRVKLIQPGSPAELCQLRVDDEIVAVDGAAVAHMNSDQWRDKMSSALQTGSLTMDIRRYGNKGCPDHHANSAAFPDTQVTQGFKSNGHTDNVMQGKVMGGELCETHGTTRNKGGSESAISDLQVPSLSPPSSSWSWDLEEDRRRQEKWQEEQERLLQEKYQRDQERLEAEWRRDQRDVIDPKNSGSQKTFEVTSGDVGLARTQQQENAMPKKTREEEQSTDGEKLKELLGPKRQSNAHEVQNEMVAQQDWADGSCGFAQLSPAHRTKSLSSPVLAGPHKYSRGDQSKRKGLSVAKAEKERQQILEEMKKRTQLLTDNSWIRQRSSSFYKDPMIVGLPLKRYDSLDNLDNLRQPQSSIYSYPRPHSAAAGYVTPSRNASSRYSTGSVLSLRNPYIQSCHQARMVNGRRNCSVCGRILGSRPAMVIEALSLYFHLGCFQCVGCHQHLGGRENGAQVQIRNRKPFCERCYFQLRCTMFTCILVTPM; encoded by the exons GTCCTGATAACAATTTACTGGTTGGGTCGCAAGGCTCACCTGGACACATTGTACAATGGCCCTCAGCTTAATTTGAAGGCTTTTGAGGGCCTGTTGGGGCTGGCCTTGTCCAag GCTCTAGATGAGGGTGGTGTACCTGTGAAAGACAGCAGCGATAGTTTGTGCCAAAATCCAGAAGAGGAATGTCAGTACAAAAATTACAGGCGAGGCAACTCTGCAGACAGCACAGACTCCTTTAACTCCCAGGCCCTGCACCCGAATGTTGAAG GTTTTGGAGGCGACGCAGAAGCTGAGCAGGTATTCAAGATGGAAAACAAGCAGGTGACAGCTCATCAAAACAAAGGCTATGTCCCACTACTCAGACGAAAACAAGGACCAGAGGAGAATGGAAGTGGCTTCGCGAGTCAGTTTACCAG AGCCAGTCAAACCCAGGTCAAGCCTGAGAGACCAGTTCAGGTCAATCCTGGCTGGATTTG GAGCAAATCTCTCAGTGACATCCCCATGGTGTACCCTGTGCGAAAGGCTCCTGATGCAAACACTAGTCATGATGAAAGTCAGGACACCGGATTGACAAGACTGTGGAATCAAGACAACAGAAGGAAGTGTAGCGTTGCTGCCAAGGATGCCGAAGCTCAGTGGCAGGAT GActtgaaaaagtggaaaacccGTCGTAGGAGCACAAAGTCTGAACTTCGAACTAAATCACAAGACAGAGAGCATGTAATGGATAAGATGATCAACGGGTCTGTGACAACTATTGAGAAGAATGAAGCAAAACTAAA ATACCAGCAGTCACCTTGGACCAGGAACACAGCGCCTCGTCCTTACTCAACAACTTCTCCATCAAAATCAAGCTCTGATCTCCGGCCACATACTCGAGCTCTGCTGGCCCGCAGCTATGCCACCGAGGCACCTTTCAGCCCCACGGTTCCTCTTAGCTCCCAGAGCTCAACCCATGCTCAA GGTGGAGCAGTGGTTGTCCCTGATGGAAAAGTCTTGGGAGAGGAGATCCACTTTGCCTCCACGGCTTTAGATGAAGCAAGAGTTGGCATGCCTTCTCTAGGCTTTCCTGTGATCTCTCAAACCCAAGTGAAATCCCAGAGCAGCACAGCTCCTTTCCAGTCCACCTGTGAACTTTCCCAGCCACAAAATGGCCTTACAAACCAAATCTCCACTCATTTtacagctttacagctgaacGAGACCACAAATTCTAAAAGCAACAAAAGTCCCACTTTATCCATGTCTAGTGAACGAAAAGCATTTTTTTATGTTCATCCGGAGCTTAAAACTGCTGGTGAGGATTTATCGCATCAGAACGACAACTCTCAGGAAGACGGACAGAAGTCCTCTTggcaagcagcagcagagcaaagCACGGCCCCGCAGACTCCAGGCGTCTACAAGTTCTTGCCCAGAActgtttcctggtctggctcAGCCAGCCTTCCCCGTGGTTACCGTCGGTCTGAGGGCTCATCCCGTCTCTCTTCTGCTATCACAGCCAGACCCTTTGGGACCAAGCAGTCCAGAGTGTCATCACTGCCCAGGATGTACAAT GTAGATGACAATCAGGGTGTGCTGCTGAACAGTGAGAGAGAGGATTCTCCATCTTCACCATCTCTGAAAAGACAGACTGCGACCGCCCAGCTGAGCGGTCCGTATCAGACCAACCAGGGGAAGCAGACTGGTGCAGGACAGGAAGAGCAAGTGACTAGCTCCAATCTTTCCAGCCAGACCTCCTTTCAGAGCAGTGGCTATTACTATCGACCCTCCATTCAAAGCCAGATACTGCCTCAACCTTATTCAAATCTGCAGTCTCGTCAAAATAGAGGCTTGACCTTCTCAGCTGATGGAAGCACAGATCTTCCAAAG GTGGATCACAGTGACATGAGAGTGAGCCTTACTCTTAAACCCAACAGTCTAGCTGACTTTGGTTTCCATACTCACTGGGACTCGACGGGGGTGAGAGTTAAGCTCATTCAGCCCG GCAGTCCAGCCGAGCTCTGCCAGCTGCGTGTCGACGACGAGATCGTGGCCGTCGATGGAGCTGCGGTGGCACACATGAACTCAGACCAGTGGAGGGATAAAATGTCATCTGCCCTGCAAACCGGCAGTTTGACCATGGACATTCGGCGCTATGGCAACAAGG GGTGCCCTGATCACCATGCCAACAGTGCTGCCTTTCCAGACACACAAGTCACACAAGGGTTCAAAAGCAATGGGCACACAGACAAC GTGATGCAGGGTAAAGTCATGGGTGGAGAACTTTGTGAGACACATGGGACAACCAGAAATAAAG GAGGGTCAGAATCTGCGATATCTGAT CTCCAGGTGCCATCGCTCAGCCCCCCCTCATCCAGCTGGTCTTGGGACCTTGAGGAGGATCGCAGGAGACAGGAGAAGTGGCAGGAAGAACAGGAGCGCCTCCTACAG GAGAAATATCAGCGGGACCAGGAGAGGCTGGAGGCAGAGTGGCGAAGAGACCAACGAGATGTAATAGACCCCAAGAATTCAGGG AGCCAGAAAACCTTTGAGGTGACCTCTGGTGATGTGGGCCTCGCCAGGACCCAGCAGCAAGAGAATGCAATGCCGAagaaaaccagagaagaagagcagAGCACTGATGGAGAAAAGCTGAAAGAGTTGTTGGGGCCAAAACGGCAAAGTAATGCACACGAAGTGCAGAATGAGATGGTTGCCCAACAAGACTG GGCTGATGGCTCATGTGGCTTTGCTCAGCTGTCCCCTGCACACAG GACAAAGTCCTTGTCTTCCCCAGTATTAGCTGGGCCTCACAAGTATTCTAGAG GGGATCAGAGTAAAAGAAAAGGACTGTCTGTGGCCAAGGCTGAGAAAGAAAGGCAGCAGATTTTAGAGGAGATGAAGAAAAGGACTCAGCTTCTGACTGACAACAGCTGGATACGTCAGCgcagcagcagcttttacaAGGATcccatgattgttgggcttcctCTGAAAAG ATATGACTCTCTGGATAATCTTGATAATTTGCGTCAGCCCCAATCCTCAATCTATAGTTACCCTCGACCACACTCAGCTGCTGCAGGTTACGTTACACCGAGTAGGAATGCCTCTTCGCGATACAGCACTGGATCAGTATTATCCCTGAGAAATCCTTACATACAGTCCTGTCATCAGGCCAG GATGGTCAATGGCAGGAGGAATTGCTCTGTCTGTGGGCGTATCCTTGGTAGTAGACCAGCTATGGTCATAGAGGCCCTTAGTCTCTACTTCCACCTTGGCTGTTTTCAG TGCGTGGGCTGCCATCAACATCTCGGAGGAAGAGAGAATGGAGCCCAGGTTCAAATCCGAAACAGGAAGCCCTTCTGTGAACGCTGCTATTTCCAACTCAGGT GTACCATGTTTACTTGCATTTTAGTCACCCCCATGTGA